A window from Mya arenaria isolate MELC-2E11 chromosome 9, ASM2691426v1 encodes these proteins:
- the LOC128202750 gene encoding uncharacterized protein LOC128202750 isoform X1, translating to MAAYRTFVSPESQNWLKQWRAVFITRRAVLPFVESKSSNLHYDIVQKASNEQTCSLDHGRLSDRQQIPCRFHEKLRNEIKVIHKRKKPSWGNASTDTWGDSPFAVAKLFMQPAGYDDKSSFDEIDFNGLAAFIYNCGKYTPTLETLFDEARMYVNKIRHMPDACSSALTDQATTECIDSMLALLNDPEFQGDPEIQEASKQLDELAAYRTFFGQESQNWLKQWFAVFITRRAVLPFVESKSSNLHYDIVQKASNEQTCSLDHGRLSDRQQIPCRFHEKLRNEIKVIHKRKKPSWGNASTDTWGDSPFAVAKLFMQPAGYDDKSSFDEIDFNGLAAFIYNCGKYTPTLETLSDEARKYVNNIRNIPDLCSSALTDQATTECIDSMLALLNDPEFQGDPEILEAMEQLDELKTQTENTNSLISIIEVPIMRGVQEIAEKKEQRKSKLTKAKSDLHQQLLTYYQTKYLRMNVRLDIDAAVEDIYEKPKLILKNKRDKDGKIKDKEISEMNDMFLSENGTMAKTVFVVGEPGRGKSSLCKKIVHDWCKLKKDENKTTKNNNMLSQFGFLFYIRLREAADQCKIKDMLVQCLIEHIHSDDKEKKELLAEILKSECCLLLLDGLDEWTHCSKCKRDERIPHVETSWMNCTTLITTRPYKIAELKLNRSQLGNHMRLEGVQSPDKLVRRILQEFEKSQEDKRPHSCVKDLKIKGLWHFRDIPIVLIDIVWLWFRGQLKVNMCLSEVYGKIIEERWGEMIDKKKIEDNQLPEDFLDSLSKLAFNKLFSTNQDDSIVFGIAKHQLDEKYQRLSLESGIMSCSSKLGERLASYQFWHTTLQEFFSALYLAKSSRSDLLKHCQHAQEVYRYNRGEGVLSMRHMFLFLCSMDITAAEVFSKSLNELFTDHLERNGFSTTEARAFQNMILQGYDEAERSGHIGAEICLQHVVVDDDDDDDDYDDDIHEEFENRLEKHKSILKHYLDKKKSTLVSLYITGESGLYSLLQGMNDPSVLDFEICKNLKFVFLRNVLNKDINQLNWTGLLECKIQRIGLSPANKLVASFLSSDVTRLKILSLEWNGWEPIAEKIFSKLQQIKHLDATWNNTLPNDSKFDLDLRHLEQLDQLSLKGLAFSDVVNLHMLNLRKLEVSFNTQKKHQG from the exons ATGGCGGCATATAGGACGTTCGTCAGTCCAGAGTCCCAAAACTGGTTAAAACAGTGGAGGGCCGTCTTCATTACGAGAAGAGCTGTCTTGCCTTTTGTCGAGTCAAAGTCTAGCAATCTGCACTATGATATTGTCCAGAAGGCATCGAATGAGCAGACTTGTTCATTAGACCATGGTCGTTTATCTGACCGGCAACAAATACCTTGTCGATTTCATGAAAAACTTCGAAATGAAATCAAAGTCAtacacaaaagaaaaaaaccttCATGGGGAAACGCTTCGACTGACACATGGGGAGACTCTCCCTTTGCTGTCGCCAAGTTATTCATGCAGCCAGCTGGGTATGATGATAAATCTTCATTTGATGAAATTGACTTCAACGGGCTGGCAGCCTTTATATATAACTGCGGGAAATACACACCCACCTTGGAAACACTATTTGACGAG gCTCGGATGTACGTGAACAAGATTCGACATATGCCAGACGCGTGTTCAAGTGCCCTTACAGACCAGGCCACCACTGAGTGTATAGATAGCATGCTTGCGTTGCTAAACGACCCAGAGTTCCAGGGAGATCCAGAGATACAAGAAGCAAGCAAACAGCTGGATGAg CTGGCGGCATATAGGACGTTCTTCGGCCAAGAGTCCCAAAACTGGTTAAAACAATGGTTTGCCGTCTTCATTACGAGGAGAGCTGTCTTGCCTTTTGTCGAGTCAAAGTCTAGCAATCTGCACTATGATATTGTCCAGAAGGCATCGAATGAGCAGACTTGTTCATTAGACCATGGTCGTTTATCTGACCGGCAACAAATACCTTGTCGATTTCATGAAAAACTTCGAAATGAAATCAAAGTCAtacacaaaagaaaaaaaccttCATGGGGAAACGCTTCGACTGACACATGGGGAGACTCTCCCTTTGCTGTCGCCAAGTTATTCATGCAGCCAGCTGGGTATGATGATAAATCTTCATTTGATGAAATTGACTTCAACGGGCTGGCAGCCTTTATATATAACTGCGGGAAATACACACCCACCTTGGAAACACTATCTGACGAG gCTCGAAAGTACGTGAACAACATCCGGAATATACCAGACTTATGTTCAAGTGCCCTTACAGACCAGGCCACCACTGAGTGTATAGACAGCATGCTTGCGTTGCTAAACGACCCAGAGTTCCAGGGAGATCCAGAGATACTAGAAGCAATGGAACAGCTGGATGAg TTAAAGACCCAAACTGAAAACACCAACTCGTTGATATCTATTATCGAAGTTCCTATTATGAGAGGCGTTCAAGAAATAGCGGAAAAGAAAGAGCAAAGGAAGTCCAAATTAACAAAAGCAAAGTCAG ATTTACACCAACAATTGCTCACTTATTACCAGACAAAGTATCTCAGAATGAACGTCCGATTGGACATCGATGCAGCCGTAGAAGACATTTATGAAAAGCCAAAACTTATCTTGAAAAATAAGAGAGACAAAGATggtaaaataaaagataaagagATATCAGAAATGAATGATATGTTTCTGAGCGAAAATGGCACGATGGCTAAAACAGTATTCGTTGTGGGCGAGCCGGGCCGAGGAAAGTCCTCCCTCTGTAAAAAGATTGTCCATGACTGGTGCAAACTGAAAAAGGACGAAAATAAGACGACAAAGAATAACAACATGTTAAGCCAGTTCGGGTTCTTATTCTACATAAGGCTACGAGAGGCTGCTGATCAATGCAAAATCAAAGATATGCTAGTACAGTGTTTGATTGAACATATTCATTCAGATGATAAAGAGAAAAAAGAATTGTTAGCAGAGATTTTGAAATCAGAATGTTGCCTTCTTCTTCTTGATGGCTTAGACGAGTGGACACATTGTAGCAAATGTAAACGTGATGAACGAATTCCTCATGTTGAAACAAGTTGGATGAACTGTACAACATTGATTACAACACGACCATACAAAATAGCGGAACTGAAACTGAACCGCTCACAACTTGGCAACCATATGCGGTTGGAGGGCGTTCAGTCACCTGACAAACTTGTTCGGAGAATACTTCAGGAGTTTGAGAAAAGTCAAGAAGATAAACGTCCACATAGCTGCGTTAAAGACCTTAAAATAAAAGGTCTGTGGCACTTCAGAGATATTCCAATCGTGcttattgatattgtttggCTCTGGTTCAGAGGCCAGCTTAAGGTAAACATGTGTCTGTCTGAAGTTTACGGGAAAATAATAGAAGAAAGATGGGGTGAAATGATcgacaagaaaaaaatagaagataACCAGCTTCCAGAGGATTTTCTTGATTCTTTAAGCAAATTAGCCTTCAATAAACTGTTTTCAACAAATCAGGATGATTCCATTGTTTTTGGCATTGCAAAGCATCAATTGGATGAAAAATATCAACGATTGTCTCTTGAATCCGGCATCATGTCCTGTAGTAGTAAACTAGGTGAAAGATTGGCGTCTTATCAATTTTGGCACACAACGCTTCAAGAATTCTTCTCAGCATTGTATTTGGCGAAGAGCAGCAGATCAGATTTGCTCAAACATTGTCAACACGCTCAGGAAGTATATAGATATAACAGGGGAGAAGGTGTGTTAAGCATGCGTCACATGTTTCTGTTTCTATGCAGCATGGACATAACTGCTGCTGAAGTGTTTTCGAAGTCATTAAATGAACTTTTCACTGACCACTTGGAAAGAAACGGGTTTTCAACTACAGAAGCGAGAGCTTTCCAGAATATGATACTGCAAGGCTATGATGAGGCAGAGAGAAGCGGACATATCGGAGCGGAGATCTGCCTGCAACATGTCGtcgttgatgatgatgatgatgatgatgattatgatgatgatattcATGAAGAATTTGAAAATCGATTAGAGAAACACAAGTCAATATTGAAACATTacttggataaaaaaaaatccactcTCGTATCATTATATATTACGGGGGAAAGCGGCCTTTATTCTTTGTTGCAGGGCATGAATGATCCGAGTGTTTTAGATTTCGAGATTTGCAAGAatctaaaatttgtttttttaaggaatgttctaaataaagatatcaaCCAATTGAACTGGACCGGATTATTAGAATGCAAAATACAACGCATAGGTCTAAGTCCAGCAAATAAACTGGTAGCTTcatttctgtcctcagatgtaaCACGTTTGAAAATACTCTCATTGGAATGGAATGGTTGGGAACCTATTGCCGAGAAAATCTTCTCCAA